Genomic DNA from Oryza sativa Japonica Group chromosome 5, ASM3414082v1:
ACCATAAGATGGTCAAGTTGGTCTTTCAGTTGTAACAAATAAAGGTATGATAGAAGTGCTACAGTGTATTAGGGTAAAAAATTTACATAGGAGAGCCCCGAAGGTTCGATCATGTAGAGTTGTGGCCCATCCCTATCATAACCTCCAAGAATAACTCCACAGCCAAAAGGCCTGACACAAGAGGAGTATAAATTGCATCAAACATCTTAACCAGGGATTGTATTGAAGAAAAATGTTGACCGTCTTACCTGAGCCACCAGTAGAGGGTACATAAATGTACATAGCTAGCTACACGATCAGCCAATTCCTTTACAGGCATGGGTTCTCCATACACCCTGGTGCAGTACAGCGTTAGGCAAAACACCTAAAAGAATGTAGCTATGGGGAAAAATTCAAGAATTCTCACTTTTCATAACTGGCTGCCTCTGACTTTGCCCTAGAGACTATCTGCCTACCATCCGCAGCTAAACCAGCAACAGCCTGAAAATGAGAACGTAAGAAGCCAAAACAATTTGAACAACAATGACAAAAcagaacaaaagaaaagaaaaggaacactTTACAAAATCCAAGCTTTATCACATATATCCATTATTACAAAGTGACAATGTCAAAAAGAAAGTGACaataccaaaaagaaaaaaaaaagtactgcCAGAAAAATGAAATTACGCTGGAAGCTGCTGGGAAATTTCAGAGCTAAATAATTTGTTGTGATTGGTTGCTCATCTGAAGAAACAAAGAGGTGGAAAACAAATTACCAAGCCAGAGTGTCGGTGCACAGAGTGGAGTCTCCGATTCGACCCCTTCAAAATCATCTTTGATGTTACCAGCTTCTCCACACCCTACAGAACAATGAAGCCACAAAAGGTTATCTCGCAAACTCGCAAAGTAACACTACTTTTAACCACAAGTAAATCCAGTAATAACCACTTACAAGGACAATCCCATCTTTGCATTTGATGCCAACAACAGTCCTGCAAAAAACATCAGAACTTCAGCATAAAGTTGAACAGCCCAAAAAAGGGTAATAAAACAGAGGGGAGGGTGAAACTAAATCGAACCCGCTGTTGTCGACGGCCTTGCCAGCATACTCAACCTGGAAGACACGGCCATCTGGGGAGAAGGTGGTGACGGAAAGATCATAACCAGTCCCTATGCTACTCATTGTGAAGTTGCTTCAACCCCTTAACtgtatttatattatatttctcCTGAAAACAAAACGTGGAAGAAACCTTTTTCAGAATAAGTAGTATAAGCTCCATGGAACATTCAGTGACATGAATTCACCCCGCAGATACACTAAATTACTGTTGTTCCATGGAACATTCAGTGACATGAATTCATCCCGCAGATACACTAAGTTATTGTTACGGAAGGGCCTCTGGATCACACGATAAGTGGTGTACTAAACCTCATAACATAAGTACATAACATCCTAAGTGAAGATTTGAGTTATTGATTTACAACTGAAGCTGACTGCCCAAACCTTTTAACAAATCCCTTTGTCCGGTACTTTGTAACGAGGATTAACTGTTAATGGCAGTAAAACAAGGACGAATCCTACAAATTGACAAGAAGGGGCTTTTTTGCTGCCAATTCAGATATCGATTTGCGCCTTAGTCCTGTCATCCCCGAATCGTAAGATTTAAACTAAAACAAGGCCGCTAAGAGCCGAGACACGCGGGAAGCAATGCAAGCAATCCACCCAATATGAGTACGGAACAGCTGCGCAGCAATCCACAAAccagaaggcggcggcggcggcggcggcggcggagcgcctCGATCCCACCCGCAACGCCATGAACCCTCGCGCCTCGGCTAACTAACTAGGAACGAAGATACCGGCAAGTATTCGGGCTCCCCAATCTACGCAACGCCGTGCCGGTGCCGCCCGCGCGCGAGGCGACAATGCGCCCGCCGCCTAGATCCCCCGGCCGCGCCCTCGACGTACGGAAGAGGAAACGCGGGGGGACCTGCAAGCCTAACACGGGGGAGAGGAAGCGGGCGGCGCTTACCGATGCCTGCGGGGGGTGAGGgggggcgtcgccggcggcggcggcggcggcggggcgtctCGTCGAGGATTCCGGCGGCTTCGGCTTGTGGCGCAAGAAGGTGGGGGGAGTGTGTCGTCTTGGCttgggggagaagagagaggaggagacgagTCGTGGTGCGGTTTAAgttgggaggagggaggcggcccgCGTCTGACTCGAACCGGGACTCGACTCGACGCGATCACGCGACGGAGGCAGGAAGGTGGGCCGGGCCGTGGGCTGGCGTTCAGTTGGGCCGGAGAGGTGAGGCTGGGCTTTTTGTTCCTGGGCTGGATTTGGAATAGAGTGTTGCCTgtacaaacattttttttttgaaccagTTGCCTTGTATACTACCTCCGTTGCAAAATAAGTGTATTCGTGGGTATCCGTAGCCAATGTTTggccgtctgtcttatttgaaaaatttatgaacaaGTTAAAAAGAATTAgccacacataaagtattattcatattttattatctaataacaataaaaatactaatcacaaaaaaaattaaataagacgaacggtcgaaCGTTATACATGAGCAGTGCaaaactgcatttattttgagacggtgggagtataaattacAAACTTAGTACTAACAGATACTTCCTTCATTTCGcaatataagttattctagcatttttcacgttcatattgatgttaatgaatctagatagatgtatatgtctagattcattaacatcaatacgaatgtgggaaatgctagaatgacttacattgtgaaatagaGAAAGTAGATTAGAATAGCGGGTCTAAGAAAACAGTTTCTCTCAGATGCATATGGACCAAATAATCCGTGGCGATAATTCAGTGTTCAGATAATTCGCTGTAATTATACTCGCTCGAAACACTCAATATTTCTCAACTACAAGGCAGAGTTTACACTTTCACTTCAACAGCTAGCTCCCTTCGGTGATGTACAATTGAACATCGCCATTTCTTCCTTGCTAATTCATCTCCTCATTGCGTCAATACGCAGATCCGTCTCCCCTCTTCAGCGTCACCAACTTAATTAACACCACGAATCACAAGCAGTAATTCACAAACTTTAATTACTCTGCAAATGCGTATGTTCATATGCTGAATCAGTCACGAGAAGCCGTCCCGGCGATcctgctcctccgcctccttgtTCGCCGTCTGCACGgccttgaaccacaagaatccctgcaaaaaaattttaaaacaagCAATCAAAATCCATGGAAAATTTGGATTCATGTCCTCGCAATGGAGATTGGCAATGAGAGGATGCGTACGGAGGTGGGTATCCCGGTGAAGACGAAGAACCCTAGGAGCGGCGCGTACAGGGCGCTGTCGGGGCTCACCACGCCGAACACCGGCCGCTGGTTCGCGTACTCGAAGATGGACCCGATCTGCGCGCCATGGTTAGGGTTTGGGattcgagaggaggaggaggaggagaggagttgaAGGGGTGGAGAGGCgtacggcggcgatggcggtgatGGCGGAGGCGAGAAGGTAGGCGAAGAaggggagctcgacggcgccggGCTCCTGctggcccccgccgccgccgccctcgcgtgcccacggcggcggctcgtcggAGCCCGGGCGCGCCCACGAGGGGACCTGCTCGTCCGCCTCCCCCGACGACTTCGCCGacccctccgtcgccgccacggccaccagtccgcccctcctcctcttctcgaCGACCTCCACAACCGACGCGAGGCGGGCTCGAGGAGGGCGCCCCAGGATCAGGCGGAGGCACCGCGAGCTGCACGCGGAcacggccgccgccatggctggcTGGGTTGGCGAGCTCGCCGTGGCGCGCGCGGTGGAAACGAACCGTGGAATGGATAGGACGCGGGTGgcgtgcgcgcggcgcggggttcCTCACTTCCCATCACCTCACCTTTTTGGGCTGGGCCGAATTCAACAGTGTCAGTGTGTCACATAACATATGGCCATAtgtttttgtttctttattttcttttttttttggacaaaaacACCCTAGAACATTTTATATCTGACTTGTATTATGTAAAACAAGAGGTAGTACAGAACATACTATGTCTAAAAAGAATATTAAAACCAAATTAAAACCACATCCAATATATTTCCACATCCCTATCGATCTTGTCGCCGGTGGAAGAGAAGAATAGGCAGAGATCTGAACAAAATATGAAGAATCATTGCACCGTGGCTTTTTAAGATCACAGTAATCATCCGACCTGAAGGATGAGTCCGTGGAACCGTTGAAAAGACATCGGTAAGTTCATGCCTCGATCTCGAACTAGATTTGCTCCCACGTAACCACAAGTCCACAACTCTTACAAGCCCTTTACTAATGCTAGATAGACCAGCAGTGAagtagagagagggagagagagcgtgCGTGCCAAAGAACTGTTATTCTAAAGAATGTTGTCTTCATCTCCATATGTGTAACAATGACACACAAGACACATAGCCAATCACTATTTATATATGGAAGATACAGTCGAGACAAGATATGAACGATgaacaaaactaaaaaaaacataaccaCATAAATTCTCATTTGCCTTGAACAATGAACACTTTGCGAATTGCAATTTGCAACCCAGAAGGTTCACTATTTC
This window encodes:
- the LOC4339170 gene encoding uncharacterized LOC4339170, whose product is MAAAVSACSSRCLRLILGRPPRARLASVVEVVEKRRRGGLVAVAATEGSAKSSGEADEQVPSWARPGSDEPPPWAREGGGGGGQQEPGAVELPFFAYLLASAITAIAAIGSIFEYANQRPVFGVVSPDSALYAPLLGFFVFTGIPTSGFLWFKAVQTANKEAEEQDRRDGFS
- the LOC4339169 gene encoding proteasome subunit alpha type-3-like; translation: MSSIGTGYDLSVTTFSPDGRVFQVEYAGKAVDNSGTVVGIKCKDGIVLGVEKLVTSKMILKGSNRRLHSVHRHSGLAVAGLAADGRQIVSRAKSEAASYEKVYGEPMPVKELADRVASYVHLCTLYWWLRPFGCGVILGGYDRDGPQLYMIEPSGLSYKYFGAALGKGRQAAKTEIEKLNLSELTCREGIVEVAKIIYGVHDEAKDKDFELELSWVCDESKRQHEKVPDDLVEQAKAAAQAALEEMDAD